One Cucurbita pepo subsp. pepo cultivar mu-cu-16 chromosome LG11, ASM280686v2, whole genome shotgun sequence DNA window includes the following coding sequences:
- the LOC111805846 gene encoding RING-H2 finger protein ATL34-like: MTSPPLRRRHVLTGFLIHSILLSHISLAAAQSGGPTVPSPPEMYSFKQTISKRMAVVLIVLVCFFIVLALLSVYTRQCNDQRFAGHLLLPTAAEGINGRPRRAARGLDAAVIASFPTFVYSNVKGLKIGKGALECAVCLSEFEDDDTLRLLPKCSHVFHSNCIDAWLVSHSTCPVCRASLVPKPGDISFAALLDSDSRIHGDDGNRVAGLENCHVGIRIPEGNPPNQGLNQNGPIRSRSTGWRLTGLFPRSHSTGHSLVQIGADYERFTLRLPTEVTNELLNSNLNRARSCVALPRVQSSRQGYRSELGKSGFVGNRSRSGRSEWWTFFPATPLFRREGSRNDTNVNGNGDGGGRPFVRLRDDGDGQSQQ; the protein is encoded by the coding sequence ATGACCTCTCCAcccctccgccgccgccatgTCCTCACCGGCTTCCTTATCCATTCCATTCTCCTCTCCCACATCTCTCTCGCCGCCGCCCAATCCGGAGGACCCACTGTTCCCAGTCCGCCGGAGATGTACTCTTTCAAACAGACAATCAGCAAACGAATGGCTGTCGTTTTGATTGTTCTCGTTTGCTTCTTCATCGTTCTTGCCCTCCTCTCTGTTTACACCCGCCAGTGCAACGATCAACGTTTCGCCGGCCACCTTCTCCTCCCCACAGCCGCAGAAGGAATCAACGGCCGACCCAGAAGGGCGGCGCGTGGTCTCGATGCAGCTGTTATAGCTTCTTTCCCAACGTTCGTGTATTCCAACGTAAAGGGTCTCAAAATTGGGAAAGGCGCATTGGAATGCGCGGTTTGTTTATCTGAATTCGAAGACGATGATACGCTGCGATTGTTGCCGAAATGTAGCCATGTCTTCCACTCCAATTGCATCGACGCTTGGTTGGTGTCTCACTCTACCTGCCCTGTTTGCCGCGCTAGCCTCGTCCCCAAACCCGGCGACATCTCCTTCGCTGCTCTGCTCGATTCCGATTCGAGAATCCACGGCGATGACGGCAATCGAGTGGCCGGATTGGAAAATTGTCACGTGGGTATACGAATTCCGGAGGGGAATCCCCCAAATCAGGGATTGAATCAGAACGGTCCAATTAGGTCGCGATCGACGGGATGGAGATTGACCGGACTGTTCCCTCGATCCCACTCGACGGGACACTCGCTGGTTCAAATAGGGGCGGATTACGAGAGGTTTACTTTGAGATTGCCGACGGAGGTGACAAATGAGCTGTTGAATTCGAATTTGAATCGGGCGAGGAGCTGCGTGGCGTTGCCGAGGGTGCAGAGTTCGAGACAGGGGTATCGTAGTGAATTGGGGAAAAGTGGGTTTGTGGGCAATCGAAGCCGCAGTGGGCGGTCGGAGTGGTGGACATTTTTTCCGGCGACGCCGTTGTTCAGAAGGGAGGGTTCTAGAAATGATACTAATGTGAATGGGAATGGAGACGGCGGTGGACGGCCGTTTGTACGATTGCGTGATGATGGAGATGGTCAAAGTCAACAATAA
- the LOC111805857 gene encoding putative clathrin assembly protein At4g40080, with translation MAIDQTKKLKNLIDAFKDQASIIKATFSIHRRSSSIKVAVVRATTHGARNPPSDARLAALLALGNDFRSSTAFVCIQALMERLHTTTSAAVAMKSLFTLHIIAIRGPFNLKGEVAFSPYYGGRNYLNLSAFRDVSDSEMSELSCWVRWYAGVVEHNRKLDRILYFRSRNPEIVEGKDRKIPELLEELDVLVGFLERISEVPESLHVQKSDLVYEVVRLVLESYRLVQREIRVRVTEIGNRVEWLSRDELTESVEILTRMENCRRKVSVLFVNRGKNEELWELVTCTKGKLVERRRRMTMTMTESTRLWNPFLEPGSLRPLGPALLPLTVSTVG, from the coding sequence ATGGCCATAGATCAGACCAAGAAGCTCAAGAATCTCATCGACGCTTTCAAAGATCAAGCCTCAATAATCAAAGCCACTTTCTCAATTCATCGCCGTTCATCTTCCATTAAAGTCGCCGTCGTCCGTGCCACCACGCACGGCGCCAGAAACCCACCTTCCGACGCCCGACTCGCTGCTCTGTTAGCCCTTGGAAATGACTTCCGTTCCTCCACGGCATTCGTCTGCATCCAAGCCTTGATGGAACGGCTTCATACCACCACGAGCGCCGCCGTGGCCATGAAATCGCTTTTCACTCTGCATATAATTGCAATTCGAGGTCCGTTTAATCTGAAGGGTGAGGTGGCGTTTTCCCCTTATTACGGAGGGCGAAATTATCTAAATTTGTCCGCGTTTCGCGACGTATCGGACTCGGAAATGAGCGAGTTGTCGTGTTGGGTGAGATGGTATGCAGGGGTTGTGGAACATAACAGGAAATTGGATCGGATTCTGTATTTTCGTTCAAGAAATCCCGAAATTGTGGAAGGTAAAGACAGGAAGATTCCCGAATTGTTGGAGGAATTGGATGTTCTTGTCGGTTTTTTGGAGCGGATTTCGGAAGTTCCCGAGTCGTTGCATGTCCAGAAATCGGATTTGGTATACGAGGTTGTGAGATTGGTTCTTGAGAGTTACCGGTTGGTGCAGAGGGAGATTCGGGTCCGAGTTACCGAAATCGGAAACAGAGTCGAGTGGCTGAGTCGGGACGAGTTAACTGAGTCGGTGGAGATTCTGACTCGGATGGAAAATTGCAGAAGGAAAGTGAGTGTGTTGTTTGTGAACAGAGGGAAGAACGAGGAGTTGTGGGAATTGGTGACGTGTACGAAAGGGAAACTGGTGgagcggaggaggaggatgacGATGACGATGACCGAGTCGACTCGGTTGTGGAACCCGTTTCTTGAACCGGGTTCATTGAGACCGTTGGGCCCGGCTTTGCTTCCACTGACCGTTTCAACGGTAGGATAG
- the LOC111804994 gene encoding protein DETOXIFICATION 27-like, whose amino-acid sequence MEAHVKADAAADLNQALIGRDEDRPRRSEEVWSKLWVETQKLWLIVGPTIFARVATFSMNIITQAFAGHLGDVELASISIANTVIVGFNFGLLLGMASALETLCGQAYGAKRFHMLGIYLQRSWIMLFLCCFLLLPFYVYATPVLKMLGQADDVAELSGVVAIWLIPLHFSFAFQFPLQVFLQCQHKTLVIAWVSLVGLVVNVVTSWLFIYELQLGVIGAAIALDISWWVLGLGLYFYTVGGWCPLTWTGFSVKAFHGLWEFLKLSIAAGLMLCLENWYFRILVLMTGNLENATIAVDALSVCMSINGWEMMIPVAFLAGVGVRVANELGAGNGKAAKFATIVSVAQSTVIGIAICLVIVLFHGKIALIFSSSTDVVEAVDSLSNLLAITILLNSIQPVLSGVAVGSGWQAWVAYINLGCYYGIGLPLGFIMQWYYKSGVSGIWGGMLFGGSAFQTLILIIITIRTDWEKEAENALKHVEEWSTPQDNEKLLLA is encoded by the exons ATGGAGGCCCATGTGAAGGCGGATGCGGCGGCGGATCTTAACCAGGCGTTGATTGGAAGGGATGAAGATCGACCTCGTCGGTCGGAGGAGGTATGGTCGAAGTTATGGGTTGAAACCCAGAAGCTATGGCTAATTGTTGGCCCGACTATTTTCGCCCGTGTTGCGACTTTCTCTATGAACATTATAACCCAAGCGTTTGCGGGTCATCTTGGTGATGTTGAACTGGCTTCCATTTCGATTGCTAATACTGTTATTGTTGGGTTCAATTTTGGGCTATTG ttGGGTATGGCGAGTGCATTGGAGACGTTATGTGGGCAAGCGTATGGAGCTAAGAGGTTTCATATGTTGGGGATTTACTTGCAGCGGTCATGGATAATGCTGTTCTTGTGTTGCTTTTTGTTATTACCCTTTTATGTTTATGCTACTCCGGTTCTGAAGATGCTGGGACAGGCGGATGATGTGGCGGAGCTATCTGGGGTGGTGGCGATTTGGTTAATACCACTTCATTTTAGCTTTGCGTTTCAGTTTCCATTGCAGGTGTTCTTGCAGTGCCAGCATAAGACACTTGTGATTGCTTGGGTGTCTTTGGTGGGGTTGGTGGTGAATGTTGTCACTAGTTGGCTATTCATTTATGAGTTGCAGCTTGGTGTCATTGGGGCTGCTATTGCTCTTGATATTTCTTGGTGGGTTTTGGGTTTGGGGTTGTATTTCTATACTGTTGGGGGTTGGTGTCCTTTGACATGGACTGGATTCTCTGTTAAAGCTTTTCATGGCCTTTGGGAGTTTCTTAAACTCTCCATTGCTGCTGGCCTCATGCTCTG CTTGGAGAATTGGTACTTTCGAATCCTCGTATTGATGACCGGAAATCTCGAAAATGCTACGATCGCTGTTGATGCCTTATCCGTGTG CATGAGCATCAATGGGTGGGAAATGATGATCCCTGTAGCCTTCTTAGCTGGTGTCGG AGTAAGAGTAGCAAACGAGCTAGGAGCTGGCAACGGGAAAGCAGCCAAATTTGCAACAATCGTCTCAGTGGCACAGTCAACAGTGATTGGAATAGCAATATGTCTTGTCATAGTCCTATTTCATGGCAAGATAGCACTGATCTTCTCAAGCAGCACAGACGTAGTGGAAGCAGTGGATTCCCTCTCCAATCTGCTAGCCATTACCATCCTCTTAAACAGCATCCAACCAGTTCTTTCAG GCGTGGCTGTTGGATCAGGCTGGCAAGCTTGGGTAGCATACATAAACCTTGGATGCTATTATGGTATAGGTCTCCCACTTGGTTTCATCATGCAATGGTATTACAAATCGGGCGTATCG GGCATTTGGGGAGGGATGTTGTTTGGAGGAAGTGCGTTTCAAACTCTGATATTGATCATCATAACAATTAGAACAGACTGGGAAAAAGAG GCTGAGAATGCATTGAAGCACGTAGAGGAGTGGTCGACACCTCAGGACAATGAGAAGCTTCTTCTGgcgtaa
- the LOC111805080 gene encoding purine permease 3-like isoform X2 → MEPNSQETEKFLAMAARSHSITPAKPIEKKPPQPEQSTAMKRAVLFFNSILLAVGSCGGPLITRLYFVHGGNCVWLSSWLQSGGCPIILIPLIISYFFRRRAASGSGNSTKMIFVKLRLFLSAAAIGLIIGFDNYLYTYGIARLPVSTSALIIACQLAFTAAFAYLLVNQRFTRYSIMAIVLMTTGAAVLGSHTSGDLPAGVSNKQYRAGFLMTLSAAFLYGMILPLVELTYEKSKQQITYTLVLEIQLVLSLFATILSTVGMLINNDFQEIGREAAEFGLGETKYYVVLVMNAVIWQSFFLGVVGVIFSSSSLFSGVLIAVTLPATEILGVIFLKETFHAEKGVSLVLNLCGFVCYFVSEIKNDQTKTLEPQITA, encoded by the exons ATGGAGCCAAATTCACAGGAAACAGAGAAATTTCTAGCCATGGCTGCCAGAAG CCATTCAATCACTCCGGCGAAACCAATTGAGAAGAAACCACCGCAGCCGGAACAGAGCACCGCCATGAAAAGGGCTGTTCTGTTTTTCAACAGCATATTGTTGGCTGTCGGATCCTGCGGCGGTCCCTTAATCACGCGATTATATTTCGTTCACGGTGGAAACTGCGTGTGGCTTTCCAGCTGGCTTCAATCCGGCGGCTGCCCAATCATTCTCATCCCGTTAATAATTAGTTACTTCTTTCGCCGCCGTGCCGCATCGGGTTCCGGTAACTCGACGAAGATGATATTCGTGAAACTCCGGCTGTTTTTATCCGCCGCCGCAATCGGTTTGATCATCGGCTTCGACAATTACTTGTACACTTACGGCATCGCACGGCTACCGGTTTCCACGTCGGCTTTGATCATTGCGTGTCAGTTGGCGTTCACAGCGGCCTTCGCGTACCTGCTTGTGAATCAGAGATTCACACGGTATTCGATAATGGCCATCGTTTTGATGACGACCGGAGCGGCGGTTTTGGGGTCGCACACGAGCGGCGACTTGCCGGCTGGAGTGTCCAATAAACAGTACAGAGCAGGGTTCTTGATGACATTGTCGGCGGCGTTTCTGTACGGAATGATCTTACCGTTAGTGGAATTAACGTACGAAAAATCAAAGCAGCAAATCACGTATACTTTGGTTCTTGAAATTCAGCTGGTTTTGTCCTTGTTCGCCACCATTTTATCCACCGTCGGCATGTTAATCAACAACGATTTTCAG GAAATTGGGAGGGAGGCGGCGGAATTCGGATTGGGGGAGACCAAATACTACGTTGTTTTAGTGATGAACGCCGTAATTTGGCAAAGTTTCTTCCTGGGGGTGGTCGGAGTTATTTTCAGCTCGTCGTCTCTGTTTTCCGGGGTATTAATTGCAGTGACGTTGCCGGCGACGGAGATTCTTGGagttatttttttgaaggagACGTTTCATGCGGAAAAGGGCGTGTCTTTGGTGCTTAATCTTTGTGGTTTTGTATGTTATTTCGTCAGTGAAATTAAGAACGACCAAACCAAGACGCTAGAGCCTCAAATAACTGCTTAG
- the LOC111805080 gene encoding purine permease 3-like isoform X1: MEPNSQETEKFLAMAARSLRSRINTCPLNASHSITPAKPIEKKPPQPEQSTAMKRAVLFFNSILLAVGSCGGPLITRLYFVHGGNCVWLSSWLQSGGCPIILIPLIISYFFRRRAASGSGNSTKMIFVKLRLFLSAAAIGLIIGFDNYLYTYGIARLPVSTSALIIACQLAFTAAFAYLLVNQRFTRYSIMAIVLMTTGAAVLGSHTSGDLPAGVSNKQYRAGFLMTLSAAFLYGMILPLVELTYEKSKQQITYTLVLEIQLVLSLFATILSTVGMLINNDFQEIGREAAEFGLGETKYYVVLVMNAVIWQSFFLGVVGVIFSSSSLFSGVLIAVTLPATEILGVIFLKETFHAEKGVSLVLNLCGFVCYFVSEIKNDQTKTLEPQITA; encoded by the exons ATGGAGCCAAATTCACAGGAAACAGAGAAATTTCTAGCCATGGCTGCCAGAAG TCTTAGATCTCGAATTAACACTTGCCCTTTAAACGCAAGCCATTCAATCACTCCGGCGAAACCAATTGAGAAGAAACCACCGCAGCCGGAACAGAGCACCGCCATGAAAAGGGCTGTTCTGTTTTTCAACAGCATATTGTTGGCTGTCGGATCCTGCGGCGGTCCCTTAATCACGCGATTATATTTCGTTCACGGTGGAAACTGCGTGTGGCTTTCCAGCTGGCTTCAATCCGGCGGCTGCCCAATCATTCTCATCCCGTTAATAATTAGTTACTTCTTTCGCCGCCGTGCCGCATCGGGTTCCGGTAACTCGACGAAGATGATATTCGTGAAACTCCGGCTGTTTTTATCCGCCGCCGCAATCGGTTTGATCATCGGCTTCGACAATTACTTGTACACTTACGGCATCGCACGGCTACCGGTTTCCACGTCGGCTTTGATCATTGCGTGTCAGTTGGCGTTCACAGCGGCCTTCGCGTACCTGCTTGTGAATCAGAGATTCACACGGTATTCGATAATGGCCATCGTTTTGATGACGACCGGAGCGGCGGTTTTGGGGTCGCACACGAGCGGCGACTTGCCGGCTGGAGTGTCCAATAAACAGTACAGAGCAGGGTTCTTGATGACATTGTCGGCGGCGTTTCTGTACGGAATGATCTTACCGTTAGTGGAATTAACGTACGAAAAATCAAAGCAGCAAATCACGTATACTTTGGTTCTTGAAATTCAGCTGGTTTTGTCCTTGTTCGCCACCATTTTATCCACCGTCGGCATGTTAATCAACAACGATTTTCAG GAAATTGGGAGGGAGGCGGCGGAATTCGGATTGGGGGAGACCAAATACTACGTTGTTTTAGTGATGAACGCCGTAATTTGGCAAAGTTTCTTCCTGGGGGTGGTCGGAGTTATTTTCAGCTCGTCGTCTCTGTTTTCCGGGGTATTAATTGCAGTGACGTTGCCGGCGACGGAGATTCTTGGagttatttttttgaaggagACGTTTCATGCGGAAAAGGGCGTGTCTTTGGTGCTTAATCTTTGTGGTTTTGTATGTTATTTCGTCAGTGAAATTAAGAACGACCAAACCAAGACGCTAGAGCCTCAAATAACTGCTTAG